The following coding sequences lie in one Apium graveolens cultivar Ventura chromosome 3, ASM990537v1, whole genome shotgun sequence genomic window:
- the LOC141711983 gene encoding UDP-glycosyltransferase 89B2-like, translated as MAISEAGAHILVFPYPAQGHMIPLLDLTHQLALRNLTITVLVTPKNLHYLKPLLIKHPSIQPLVLPFPATSSIPDGVENVRDLPPGGFRKMTLALADLYDPIVNWFQHHLSPPVAIVSDMFLGWTHQLATNLNIKRFVFSPSGALSLSIMYNLWHFMPKRNDPNDDNEVHTFEKIPNCPSYPWWKISPLFRSYVEGEQQSEVLKESLRGNIASWGLVVNSFNELERVYLDYLKEFLGHDRVWAVGPLLPPVEEQVQRGGSTGILASEIKIWLDQFKEKSVVYVCFGSQAVLTNEQMEKLALGLEKSGVPFIWSYKDPTKGHVAGNYSSIPPGFKDRVAGRGLIVKGWAPQVPILTHSALGAFLTHCGWNSVLESITAGVPMLTWPMGADQFENADLLDEFKVGTRVCEGALTVPDSDELARLVAKLMSDNQPFKMARAKELSKAALESIENEGPSYGALNSFVNYVSKAQPTF; from the coding sequence ATGGCAATCTCTGAAGCCGGCGCACATATCCTGGTGTTTCCTTACCCTGCACAGGGCCACATGATCCCTCTCTTAGACCTCACTCACCAGCTCGCTCTTCGTAACTTAACCATCACTGTTCTTGTCACCCCGAAAAATCTTCATTATCTGAAACCACTTCTTATCAAACACCCTTCTATTCAGCCCCTGGTTTTGCCTTTTCCAGCCACTTCTTCCATTCCTGATGGTGTCGAAAATGTCCGTGACCTCCCCCCGGGCGGCTTTCGTAAAATGACGTTGGCCTTGGCTGATCTCTATGATCCCATTGTTAACTGGTTTCAGCACCATCTTTCTCCACCTGTTGCTATTGTTTCTGACATGTTTCTTGGCTGGACTCATCAGCTTGCTACTAATTTGAATATTAAGCGGTTTGTTTTTTCGCCTTCTGGTGCGTTGTCTTTGTCAATCATGTACAATCTTTGGCACTTTATGCCGAAAAGAAATGATCCTAATGATGATAATGAAGTGCACACATTTGAAAAAATTCCGAACTGTCCTTCTTATCCCTGGTGGAAGATTTCTCCGTTGTTTAGGAGTTACGTGGAAGGGGAGCAGCAATCAGAAGTCTTGAAAGAGTCACTTCGCGGGAATATAGCAAGCTGGGGACTCGTGGTAAATTCGTTCAATGAATTGGAACGAGTTTATTTGGACTATTTGAAGGAGTTTCTAGGCCATGATCGGGTGTGGGCGGTTGGACCGTTGCTTCCTCCCGTCGAAGAACAGGTTCAACGAGGTGGATCTACTGGAATTTTGGCTAGTGAGATCAAAATATGGCTTGATCAGTTTAAGGAAAAAAGTGTTGTGTATGTCTGTTTTGGAAGTCAAGCTGTGCTGACAAATGAGCAAATGGAAAAACTGGCCTTAGGATTGGAGAAGAGTGGCGTCCCATTCATTTGGTCGTACAAGGACCCTACTAAAGGACACGTTGCAGGGAATTATAGCAGTATTCCTCCAGGGTTCAAGGATCGCGTGGCTGGGAGGGGACTTATTGTAAAGGGTTGGGCACCACAGGTTCCAATATTGACTCATTCAGCCCTGGGAGCGTTTTTGACTCATTGCGGCTGGAACTCTGTGCTAGAGTCGATCACAGCTGGAGTGCCAATGCTGACTTGGCCAATGGGCGCTGATCAGTTTGAAAATGCTGATTTATTGGATGAGTTCAAGGTGGGAACTAGAGTGTGTGAGGGGGCGCTGACAGTTCCCGATTCAGATGAGCTGGCTCGGTTGGTGGCTAAGTTGATGAGCGACAATCAACCTTTTAAAATGGCAAGGGCCAAGGAGTTAAGTAAAGCAGCGCTAGAGAGTATAGAGAATGAAGGACCTTCTTATGGAGCTTTGAATAGTTTTGTTAACTATGTGTCCAAAGCCCAACCAACTTTTTAG
- the LOC141711985 gene encoding UDP-glycosyltransferase 89B2-like — protein sequence MNRPLVSYPPMAISEPGAHILIIPYPAQGHMIPLLDLTHQLALRNLIITIVVTPNNLHYLNPLLIRHPSIQPLVLPFPAAAAAAALPAGIENIRDLPFGSSRLFTMVLADLYDPIVNWFQNHPSPPVAVVSDIFLGWTNMLANELKISRYVFSPSGALALSIVYNLWQYMPKRNDVTDKNEVIKFLEVPNSPSFPWWKISPVFRNYVAGDPQYEVFKDSFQGNISSWGLVINSLSELELVYLDYLKEFLGHDRVWEVGPLLPPKEEQVKRGGLSENLAAEMESWLDQFEDSSVVYVCFGSQAVLRNKQMEMVALGLEKSGIRFLWSYKDPTEEELLENYGTMPLWLKDRVEQRGYIVKGWVPQVSILSHRGIGAFFTHCGWNSVLESITAGVPMLTWPMGADQFANADLMDELKVGTRVCEGDKMVPESVGVEQGITK from the coding sequence ATGAACAGACCTCTGGTATCATATCCTCCTATGGCAATCTCTGAACCAGGCGCACATATCCTGATCATCCCTTATCCGGCACAGGGACACATGATCCCTCTGTTAGATCTTACTCACCAACTCGCTCTCCGGAACTTAATCATCACAATTGTTGTAACCCCCAATAACCTGCATTATCTGAACCCACTTCTCATCAGACATCCATCTATTCAGCCCCTGGTTTTGCCTTTTCcagctgctgctgctgctgctgctctTCCCGCTGGTATCGAAAACATTCGTGATCTTCCTTTTGGTAGCTCCCGTTTATTCACAATGGTATTAGCTGATCTTTATGATCCTATAGTTAACTGGTTTCAAAACCATCCCTCGCCCCCGGTTGCTGTTGTTTCTGATATATTTCTTGGCTGGACTAACATGCTGGCCAACGAGTTGAAGATTTCACGGTATGTGTTTTCGCCATCTGGTGCTCTGGCTTTGTCGATTGTTTATAATCTTTGGCAGTATATGCCAAAAAGAAATGACGTGACTGATAAAAACGAAGTGATTAAGTTTCTTGAAGTTCCAAATAGTCCATCTTTCCCTTGGTGGAAGATATCGCCTGTGTTCCGAAATTATGTGGCAGGGGATCCGCAATATGAAGTTTTTAAGGATTCGTTTCAAGGGAATATATCGAGTTGGGGACTTGTAATAAACTCGTTATCGGAGTTGGAACTAGTTTATTTGGACTATTTAAAAGAGTTTTTGGGACATGATCGGGTGTGGGAAGTGGGGCCGTTACTACCTCCAAAAGAAGAACAAGTTAAACGAGGTGGATTAAGTGAAAATTTAGCCGCAGAGATGGAGTCATGGCTTGATCAATTTGAAGATAGTTCGGTTGTGTATGTTTGTTTTGGAAGTCAGGCTGTGTTGAGGAATAAGCAAATGGAAATGGTAGCATTAGGATTAGAAAAGAGTGGGATTCGGTTCCTTTGGTCGTATAAGGACCCAACTGAGGAAGAATTGTTGGAAAATTATGGTACCATGCCATTATGGTTGAAAGATCGCGTGGAGCAGAGAGGATATATTGTGAAGGGGTGGGTTCCGCAGGTGTCAATACTAAGTCACCGAGGCATAGGCGCGTTTTTCACTCATTGTGGTTGGAACTCAGTGCTCGAGTCAATCACAGCAGGAGTGCCAATGTTGACTTGGCCAATGGGTGCTGATCAATTTGCAAATGCTGACTTGATGGATGAGCTCAAGGTGGGAACCAGAGTGTGTGAGGGGGACAAAATGGTTCCTGAATCTGTAGGAGTTGAGCAAGGCATCACTAAGTAG
- the LOC141711984 gene encoding UDP-glycosyltransferase 89B2-like: protein MAILEHGAHILVFPYPAQGHMIPLLDLAHQFALRNLTITILVTPKNLHYLKPLLSKHPNILPLVLPFPATTSIPDGVENVRDLPPGGFKFMMSALVDLYDPIVNWFKNHPSPPQAIVSDMFLGWTNRLAGELKISRFVFSPSGVLALSVVYNLWRDMPKRNDPKDDNEVIKFSEIPSSPSYSWWKLSPLFRSYVEGDPQSEVIRESNQENMESYGLIFNSFTELEQVYLDYIKKFLGHDRVWTVGPLLPPEEERAGRGGSSESLASEIKSWLDQFEDQTVVYVCFGSQAVLTNKQMEMLALGLEKSGVPFLWSYKEPTKGHMKGEYGMIPNGFEDRVAGRGLVVKGWAPQVTILSHPVVGAFLTHCGWNSVLESIAAGVPMLTWPMGADQFANADLLDQLEVGCRVCEGEKTVPDSEELARVVASSVSDEKGGPIARAKVLSKAAADSIGKDGSSYRALDSLVNLLSKS, encoded by the coding sequence ATGGCAATCTTAGAACATGGTGCACATATTCTAGTCTTCCCTTATCCTGCACAGGGGCATATGATCCCTCTCTTAGACCTCGCGCACCAATTCGCTCTTCGCAATTTAACCATCACCATTCTTGTTACCCCGAAAAATCTTCATTATCTGAAACCACTTCTCAGCAAACACCCTAATATTCTGCCCCTTGTTTTGCCTTTTCCAGCCACCACTTCAATTCCTGATGGTGTCGAAAATGTCCGTGACCTTCCCCCTGGCGGCTTTAAATTTATGATGTCGGCTTTAGTTGATCTTTACGATCCCATTGTTAACTGGTTTAAAAACCATCCCTCGCCACCTCAGGCTATTGTTTCTGATATGTTTCTTGGCTGGACCAACCGGCTCGCTGGAGAGTTGAAGATTTCGCGTTTTGTTTTTTCGCCCTCTGGAGTTTTGGCCTTGTCGGTTGTTTATAATTTATGGCGGGATATGCCGAAAAGAAATGATCCAAAGGATGACAATGAAGTGATCAAGTTTAGTGAAATTCCGAGTTCTCCATCTTACTCTTGGTGGAAGCTATCGCCCTTGTTTAGGAGTTACGTTGAAGGGGATCCACAATCCGAGGTTATCAGAGAGTCGAATCAAGAGAATATGGAAAGTTATGGACTCATATTTAACTCTTTTACCGAATTGGAGCAAGTTTATTTAGACTACATTAAAAAGTTTCTGGGTCATGATCGGGTGTGGACGGTTGGACCATTGCTCCCTCCAGAAGAAGAACGAGCTGGAAGAGGGGGGTCTAGTGAAAGTTTAGCCAGTGAAATTAAATCATGGCTTGATCAATTCGAAGATCAGACGGTTGTGTATGTCTGTTTTGGAAGTCAAGCCGTGTTGACGAATAAGCAAATGGAAATGCTAGCATTAGGATTGGAGAAGAGTGGTGTCCCATTTCTTTGGTCCTACAAGGAACCTACTAAGGGGCACATGAAAGGGGAATATGGCATGATTCCGAATGGATTTGAAGATCGTGTGGCTGGCAGGGGACTAGTTGTAAAAGGATGGGCTCCGCAGGTGACAATATTAAGTCACCCAGTCGTCGGAGCTTTCTTAACTCATTGTGGATGGAACTCGGTACTGGAGTCTATTGCAGCTGGAGTGCCAATGTTGACTTGGCCAATGGGGGCTGATCAGTTTGCAAATGCTGACTTGTTAGACCAGCTTGAGGTCGGATGTAGAGTGTGCGAGGGAGAAAAAACAGTTCCTGATTCGGAGGAGTTGGCTCGAGTGGTCGCCAGTTCAGTAAGTGATGAAAAAGGAGGTCCAATAGCAAGGGCCAAGGTGTTGAGTAAAGCAGCAGCAGATAGTATTGGAAAAGATGGAAGTTCTTATAGAGCTCTGGATAGTTTAGTTAACCTTCTGTCTAAATCCTAA